A genomic stretch from Halichoerus grypus chromosome 5, mHalGry1.hap1.1, whole genome shotgun sequence includes:
- the PRR9 gene encoding proline-rich protein 9: MSFHEQQCKQPCVPPPCLQKAQEQCQAKAEEVCLPPCQDPCQEKCSVQVQEVCLPQCQELNQGSCPQQGQDQCTSQCVEPCQELSQTKCVEVCPQKVQEKCLPPGKGK; this comes from the coding sequence ATGTCCTTTCATGAACAGCAGTGCAAGCAGCCATGTGTGCCTCCTCCATGTCTTCAAAAGGCCCAAGAGCAGTGCCAGGCAAAGGCTGAGGAGGTGTGCCTCCCCCCATGCCAGGACCCCTGCCAAGAGAAGTGCTCAGTGCAAGTTCAGGAGGTATGTCTTCCTCAGTGCCAGGAGTTGAACCAAGGGAGTTGCCCACAGCAAGGTCAAGACCAATGCACATCTCAGTGTGTGGAGCCGTGTCAGGAGCTATCTCAGACAAAATGTGTGGAAGTTTGTCCACAGAAAGTCCAGGAGAAGTGCTTACCCCCTGGCAAGGGAAAGTAG
- the LELP1 gene encoding late cornified envelope-like proline-rich protein 1, whose translation MSSNDKNKSSEPKNEPKNCDPRCEQKCETKCQPSCLKKLLQRCSEKCPREKCPAPPKCPPFPSLCPPPCPPPCPPPCPAPCPPKPCSKPCPPKCPPPCPPPE comes from the coding sequence atgtcgagcaatgataaaaataaatctagtGAACCCAAGAATGAGCCCAAGAACTGTGATCCCAGGTGTGAACAAAAGTGTGAAACCAAATGCCAGCCCAGCTGTTTAAAGAAGCTGCTGCAACGGTGCTCTGAAAAGTGCCCCCGGGAAAAGTGCCCAGCACCACCAAAGTGTCCACCGTTTCCATCACTGTGCCCCCCACCATGCCCCCCACCATGCCCTCCTCCATGCCCAGCTCCCTGTCCCCCCAAGCCCTGTTCCAAGCCCTGTCCTCCTAAAtgcccacctccctgcccacccccagagTGA